One Paenibacillus crassostreae DNA segment encodes these proteins:
- a CDS encoding EamA family transporter: MWLLLAALSALCFGLRGIFYHWSSQQGMDRNLMLFGVFFTGAVASVSASFIFGQEWNTSALTGLLMGTFSCIANACMFQGFTVGKSSIIAILTGLPPVVVVVLAYILWGETLTLGQLLAFALIVVGILTVRYSNDLRIGNLQGAQWGLLAMLFFGMNDMAGKYSTKLEADLFPTLSYMFVIGSLFFAVWWFIQKNQRNQKEPSTDVKLVQKSRWTEKRTFFWGMLIGLTNFFGMIFIINAFDHGVTSLVSAVVAINVLLILLYTRVFVKVKFSRLEVTGMAVSLIGILTLRLL; this comes from the coding sequence ATGTGGTTGTTACTCGCTGCTCTTTCTGCCCTTTGTTTTGGGTTAAGGGGGATTTTTTATCATTGGTCATCACAGCAAGGAATGGATCGTAATTTAATGTTATTCGGTGTCTTTTTCACGGGGGCGGTTGCAAGTGTGTCAGCTAGCTTTATCTTTGGTCAAGAGTGGAATACGAGTGCACTAACAGGTCTACTAATGGGGACATTCTCATGTATTGCTAACGCATGTATGTTTCAAGGATTTACTGTAGGTAAGTCTTCCATTATTGCGATTCTAACAGGACTACCACCGGTCGTAGTTGTGGTTCTGGCATACATATTATGGGGAGAAACATTAACCTTAGGACAGCTATTGGCTTTTGCCCTCATCGTTGTTGGTATATTAACAGTACGTTATTCTAATGATCTGCGGATCGGAAATCTACAAGGTGCCCAATGGGGACTATTAGCTATGCTATTCTTCGGTATGAATGATATGGCTGGGAAATATTCTACCAAATTAGAAGCGGATCTATTCCCAACGCTTTCCTACATGTTTGTAATTGGTTCATTATTTTTTGCGGTATGGTGGTTTATTCAGAAGAATCAACGTAATCAGAAAGAACCGAGCACTGATGTCAAACTAGTTCAAAAAAGTCGTTGGACTGAGAAACGCACTTTCTTCTGGGGGATGTTGATCGGGCTGACGAATTTCTTCGGAATGATATTTATTATTAATGCATTTGATCATGGAGTAACTAGTCTAGTCTCAGCCGTAGTGGCGATTAATGTACTCCTCATCCTTTTATATACTCGGGTATTTGTGAAAGTAAAATTTAGTAGATTAGAAGTAACGGGTATGGCTGTGTCATTAATCGGTATATTAACACTTCGATTGTTATAA
- a CDS encoding DinB family protein: protein MTSKITLLEQFSEWLNYVKKLETYDENVWKKEIAKDKWSLRELVSHIMLWDKYFFEDAIEKIYKNELLTLQHLDFDEFNESAKEYGKQTSIQTIVEQSIHYREQIINHIVMIPEEMISECYVDEDGKIFDILQYLRDFIDHDQHHMSQMDNFISDNLVN from the coding sequence ATGACTAGTAAGATTACATTGTTAGAACAATTCAGTGAGTGGTTAAATTATGTGAAGAAGCTTGAAACATATGATGAAAATGTATGGAAAAAAGAAATAGCAAAGGATAAATGGTCATTACGTGAATTGGTAAGTCATATAATGTTATGGGATAAGTACTTTTTCGAAGATGCGATTGAGAAAATTTATAAGAATGAGTTGTTAACACTTCAACATTTGGATTTCGACGAATTTAACGAGTCAGCGAAGGAATATGGTAAGCAAACAAGCATCCAGACAATCGTTGAACAAAGCATCCATTATAGGGAACAGATTATTAATCATATTGTCATGATACCCGAAGAAATGATTTCTGAATGTTATGTGGATGAGGATGGAAAAATATTTGATATTTTACAATATTTACGTGATTTCATAGATCATGATCAACATCATATGAGTCAAATGGATAACTTTATCAGTGATAACTTGGTTAATTAA
- a CDS encoding DUF4177 domain-containing protein yields MDQWEYKTIKYKTVGFLGGKVDEEQFEEDLNQYGFDGWELVSCFDTSNTQGQSNDVIIVFKRKALLS; encoded by the coding sequence GTGGATCAATGGGAATATAAAACGATAAAGTATAAAACCGTAGGATTTCTGGGTGGTAAAGTAGATGAGGAACAATTCGAAGAGGATTTGAATCAATACGGTTTTGATGGGTGGGAGCTAGTATCGTGTTTTGATACGAGCAATACTCAAGGACAATCAAATGATGTTATTATCGTATTTAAGAGAAAGGCACTATTGAGTTAA
- a CDS encoding NUDIX domain-containing protein — translation MRLIREIDDTQITGEEMNLMDITFNVRKSSRAIVSNSSEQVAIIYVSKDKYHKLPGGGIEEGENYMSALHRELMEEAGVEVNVLGDIGMIMEYRKDHRLFQISNCYNTEMIGELVEPSLTKDERSKGFVLKWVSLDEAIVLLENDHPRNYAGKFIKERDLTFLKEAVKTNV, via the coding sequence ATGAGATTAATTCGAGAGATAGATGACACTCAAATAACGGGTGAAGAAATGAATCTGATGGATATTACTTTTAATGTAAGAAAATCATCAAGAGCAATTGTTTCTAATTCATCTGAGCAGGTAGCCATCATCTACGTATCAAAGGATAAATACCATAAACTCCCTGGGGGTGGAATTGAGGAAGGCGAAAATTATATGAGCGCCCTACATCGAGAATTAATGGAAGAAGCAGGTGTTGAAGTTAATGTACTTGGAGATATAGGGATGATCATGGAATATAGGAAAGATCATCGTCTTTTTCAAATATCGAATTGTTATAATACTGAAATGATCGGTGAATTAGTAGAACCTAGCTTAACAAAAGACGAGAGAAGTAAAGGTTTTGTGTTGAAATGGGTAAGTTTGGATGAGGCTATTGTTCTATTAGAGAATGATCATCCTAGAAATTATGCGGGTAAGTTTATTAAAGAAAGAGATCTTACATTTTTGAAAGAAGCAGTTAAAACCAATGTTTAG
- a CDS encoding HAD hydrolase-like protein, protein MQFQNVLFDLDGTLTDPKMGITQGVQYALSRFDIVENNLDTLEPFIGPPLSFSFAEFYGFSELDCMKAIGYYREYYGDQGMFENVVYPGIPELLQMLVNQQRTLFVATSKPTEYAEKIIQHFGLDRYFQQVYGSNLDDTGSDKSEIISNVIHKSSLEKTNVMMIGDRKYDIIGANNNGVVSIAVEYGYGSREELLDCKPTYIVETVEKLKGLFSEEGKGK, encoded by the coding sequence ATGCAATTTCAAAATGTATTATTCGATTTAGATGGTACGCTTACGGATCCGAAGATGGGTATTACTCAAGGTGTTCAATATGCTTTGTCCAGATTTGATATTGTTGAGAATAATTTAGACACTCTTGAGCCTTTTATTGGTCCACCTTTATCATTTTCATTTGCTGAGTTTTACGGTTTCTCCGAATTAGATTGTATGAAGGCCATTGGGTATTACAGAGAATATTACGGTGATCAGGGTATGTTTGAGAATGTAGTCTATCCAGGAATACCGGAATTACTTCAGATGTTGGTTAATCAGCAACGAACATTATTTGTAGCAACATCGAAACCAACAGAATACGCGGAGAAGATCATACAACACTTCGGTTTGGACCGCTATTTTCAACAGGTCTATGGCAGTAATCTGGATGATACAGGGTCTGATAAGAGTGAAATTATTTCAAATGTCATTCATAAAAGTAGCTTGGAAAAGACGAATGTAATGATGATTGGTGACCGCAAATACGACATTATAGGTGCGAATAATAATGGTGTTGTTTCGATCGCTGTTGAATATGGGTATGGCAGTCGTGAGGAATTACTGGATTGTAAGCCAACCTATATAGTTGAAACCGTTGAGAAACTTAAGGGTCTTTTTAGCGAGGAAGGTAAGGGGAAATAG
- a CDS encoding YcdB/YcdC domain-containing protein: MDIIDHEYLRKTAESIVDIPNHYQMMVEDNTPKGIEKERSFIWEDPEDDDNSIEISLDLETAQLIRLRIEKSTKLDSVMENGYAYTLEEAKEKADGFLNQYAPDHASYTWVHFGKRGDDRVITYREEVGRLPLPNTGGTLWLDSYCNVIYYRLEESSCNIAEKPEWSLSIVSAESVKKRILDDLHMQLVFVLIYPSIYEVEFSEPEYRLVYEPILGHRFIDAISGEDLYGEEHYVMPSSHPIFPATHVNNDTVEGDMLDNVELERLFDIDTMVYTLKIQKDDGERIRFMYKLNSEDDKDLEKLDRNDLSIDSYIQHKWGDKHWIFSKSFLIDVEKSTNRLSGYHRTDKNEHSYPLLSRAQCWERAKRFLMKFFPDYHSYLQLEVDQIDLEEEPRLREFFYLPLYIKGIAVHLERVTISISTYTGEIMTYKGISYEMIQDLSQFSLPGNIITPEEAFERYADHVSVILEWADDCEKDPAGYRLLYKSKSAKADVPDQSIGLRYIDAVNGQLIWDKIIGK; this comes from the coding sequence GTGGACATTATTGATCATGAATATCTACGCAAAACAGCGGAATCCATTGTTGATATACCTAACCATTATCAAATGATGGTAGAAGACAATACACCTAAAGGTATAGAAAAAGAACGATCATTCATTTGGGAAGATCCAGAAGATGACGATAATAGTATTGAGATTTCACTAGATTTGGAAACGGCCCAATTGATTCGTCTTAGAATTGAGAAATCAACAAAGTTAGATTCAGTTATGGAGAATGGTTATGCTTATACCTTGGAAGAAGCCAAGGAGAAAGCTGATGGTTTTCTGAACCAATATGCTCCAGATCATGCATCATATACATGGGTTCATTTCGGGAAAAGAGGAGATGATCGTGTTATCACCTATAGAGAGGAAGTCGGGCGATTACCGCTTCCTAATACGGGCGGAACCCTCTGGCTAGACTCTTATTGTAATGTGATTTACTATCGATTAGAGGAATCGAGTTGTAATATTGCGGAAAAGCCAGAATGGTCTTTGTCTATCGTCTCAGCTGAGTCCGTTAAGAAAAGGATATTAGACGACTTACATATGCAGCTGGTATTCGTTCTAATCTATCCATCTATATACGAAGTGGAATTTAGCGAACCAGAGTATAGGCTTGTGTATGAACCTATTCTTGGACATCGATTCATTGATGCAATTTCAGGTGAAGATCTTTATGGAGAAGAACATTATGTAATGCCTTCAAGTCATCCAATATTTCCAGCCACTCATGTGAATAATGACACTGTTGAAGGTGACATGTTGGACAACGTGGAGTTGGAGCGATTATTCGATATCGATACAATGGTATATACGCTTAAGATACAGAAGGATGACGGTGAGAGAATCAGATTCATGTATAAGTTAAATAGTGAAGATGATAAAGACCTTGAAAAGTTGGATCGTAATGACTTATCAATTGATTCATATATCCAGCACAAATGGGGAGACAAACATTGGATTTTTAGCAAATCCTTCTTGATCGATGTTGAAAAATCAACCAATCGTCTTTCTGGATACCATCGTACGGATAAGAACGAGCATAGTTATCCATTGTTAAGTCGGGCACAGTGTTGGGAGAGAGCAAAGAGGTTTCTCATGAAGTTCTTTCCAGATTACCATTCATATCTTCAACTTGAGGTGGATCAAATTGATCTGGAGGAAGAACCACGTCTTCGTGAGTTTTTCTATCTACCACTCTACATCAAGGGCATCGCTGTTCATCTTGAAAGAGTTACTATCTCGATTAGTACATATACAGGAGAAATTATGACCTACAAGGGAATCTCGTATGAAATGATCCAAGATCTAAGTCAGTTTAGTCTGCCAGGTAACATCATAACACCTGAAGAAGCATTTGAACGATACGCTGATCATGTGAGCGTTATTCTGGAATGGGCCGATGATTGTGAAAAGGATCCAGCGGGATATCGGCTGCTCTATAAGTCTAAATCGGCAAAAGCTGACGTCCCAGATCAAAGTATAGGATTACGTTACATTGATGCTGTAAATGGTCAACTTATTTGGGATAAAATAATAGGAAAATGA
- a CDS encoding alpha/beta fold hydrolase, producing MVLHYQEYGDKNASLVVFLHGGGVSSWMWDKQIQYFSQFHCVAIDLPEQGESKHSENFSISFSAEKIIEFIEKIANGKKTSVIGFSLGAQVTVQMLSMKPDLIHYAIINSALVRPNPLAKKWIRPAIQLAFPLIKNRTFSKLQAKMLYVDKENFETYYKESSLMKADTLIRILEENMSFEIPKDFNKAKGKILVTVGEREKAIMKKSANDIVINNSNCIGIIIPNVGHGISMSNPNFFNQIVETWILDAALPQGVKTIK from the coding sequence TTGGTTTTACATTATCAGGAGTATGGGGATAAGAATGCTTCATTAGTTGTATTTTTACACGGTGGTGGAGTGAGTAGTTGGATGTGGGACAAACAAATTCAATACTTTTCTCAATTTCATTGTGTTGCAATAGACTTGCCAGAACAAGGTGAAAGTAAACATTCCGAGAATTTTTCAATTAGCTTTAGTGCAGAAAAGATAATTGAGTTCATAGAAAAAATAGCAAATGGCAAAAAAACAAGCGTTATCGGATTTTCATTAGGAGCTCAAGTAACTGTTCAAATGTTAAGTATGAAACCAGATTTGATACATTATGCAATCATAAATAGTGCGTTAGTTAGACCAAATCCATTGGCTAAAAAATGGATTAGACCCGCTATCCAATTAGCATTTCCATTAATTAAGAATAGAACATTTTCTAAGCTTCAAGCAAAAATGCTATACGTAGATAAAGAAAATTTTGAAACTTATTATAAGGAAAGCTCTCTAATGAAAGCAGATACCCTCATTAGAATATTAGAAGAAAATATGTCATTTGAAATACCCAAAGATTTTAATAAAGCAAAGGGTAAGATATTAGTTACTGTTGGTGAAAGAGAAAAAGCAATAATGAAAAAATCAGCAAATGATATTGTTATTAATAATTCAAATTGTATTGGAATTATTATACCTAATGTTGGTCATGGGATATCTATGTCGAATCCTAACTTTTTTAATCAAATAGTAGAAACGTGGATACTGGATGCTGCTTTGCCACAGGGAGTGAAAACGATAAAATAA
- a CDS encoding metal ABC transporter solute-binding protein, Zn/Mn family, with product MQRKMRKIKLGLIMGLGLSVLLAACSTVGGNTVDGDKIKIITTIGQIAEPISIIGGDRVDVESLMGAGVDPHLYNATQGDIQKLASGDVIFYSGHHLEGKMGEIFEQINKTKPVLGITEGIPEGQLLKDAAGAIDPHVWFDIDLWKQGLEAATEQLKKVSPEDATYFEYNKTAYFEQLDALKAETQDKISQIPIEQRMLVTAHDAFGYFGRMVDMKVIGLQGLSTEDEIGISDIQSTIDLLVENGIPAVFVESSINKSSINAVMEGASSAGHRVKLGGELFSDAMGAEGTTEGTYIGMYRHNVEVIYHALTGKGD from the coding sequence ATGCAAAGAAAAATGAGGAAAATAAAATTAGGATTGATTATGGGGTTAGGATTATCAGTCCTATTAGCGGCATGTAGTACTGTAGGTGGGAACACCGTAGATGGAGATAAGATTAAAATCATAACCACCATAGGTCAGATTGCTGAACCTATATCGATCATAGGTGGAGATCGTGTGGATGTGGAGAGTTTGATGGGGGCTGGAGTGGACCCGCATCTATATAACGCCACCCAAGGAGATATTCAAAAGCTTGCGAGTGGTGATGTGATCTTCTACAGCGGACATCATCTCGAGGGGAAAATGGGTGAGATTTTTGAACAAATCAATAAAACTAAACCGGTTCTGGGCATCACGGAAGGTATACCAGAGGGGCAGCTACTTAAAGATGCAGCAGGGGCGATTGATCCCCATGTATGGTTCGATATTGATCTTTGGAAACAAGGGCTAGAAGCTGCAACAGAACAATTAAAGAAAGTATCTCCAGAAGATGCAACTTATTTTGAATACAATAAGACAGCATATTTTGAACAATTAGATGCACTAAAAGCGGAGACTCAAGATAAAATATCACAAATACCTATTGAACAACGGATGCTCGTCACTGCTCATGATGCGTTTGGATATTTTGGGCGGATGGTTGACATGAAGGTTATAGGTCTGCAGGGATTAAGTACGGAAGATGAAATAGGGATATCTGACATCCAATCGACGATTGACCTATTAGTGGAGAATGGAATTCCAGCTGTGTTCGTAGAAAGTAGTATTAATAAAAGTTCTATAAACGCTGTTATGGAGGGTGCTTCAAGTGCTGGGCATCGTGTCAAATTAGGAGGAGAGTTGTTCTCAGATGCTATGGGAGCGGAAGGTACAACAGAAGGAACTTATATTGGGATGTATAGACATAATGTCGAAGTTATCTATCATGCTTTAACAGGGAAAGGTGATTGA
- a CDS encoding metal ABC transporter ATP-binding protein produces MDVLRVNDLTASYRKNKVLNDVSFNVEPGSLTSIVGPNGAGKSTLLKVMLELHPKLSGDVSFFGSTFNKMKTRVGYVPQRGSVDWDFPTDALDVVLMGLYGRVGWLKWPKREHRDKAMESLEKMGMADYAHRQISQLSGGQQQRVFLARALVQDADLYFMDEPLAGVDAATEQAIMTILNELKMMGKTVMVVHHDLQTVEDYFDHVLLLNRTVVAYGTTGDVFTKDNVYQTYGGTLRWMMEAVT; encoded by the coding sequence ATGGACGTATTACGTGTAAATGATCTAACGGCTTCATATCGGAAGAATAAAGTACTGAATGATGTATCCTTCAATGTAGAACCAGGCTCGTTAACGAGTATTGTTGGTCCTAATGGTGCAGGGAAATCTACGCTCTTGAAAGTGATGTTGGAATTGCATCCTAAGCTCTCTGGAGATGTGTCTTTCTTCGGTTCGACATTTAATAAGATGAAGACCAGAGTGGGGTATGTTCCACAGCGCGGCTCTGTCGATTGGGATTTTCCAACGGATGCATTGGATGTTGTGTTAATGGGACTGTATGGACGGGTCGGATGGCTGAAATGGCCGAAGCGAGAACATCGGGATAAAGCAATGGAGTCACTTGAGAAAATGGGCATGGCTGATTATGCTCATCGTCAAATTAGCCAATTGTCTGGTGGACAGCAACAACGTGTATTTTTGGCTCGTGCCTTAGTGCAAGATGCTGATCTATACTTCATGGATGAACCTTTAGCAGGAGTGGATGCAGCTACAGAACAGGCAATTATGACGATTCTTAATGAGCTGAAAATGATGGGGAAAACGGTCATGGTTGTTCATCACGACTTACAAACGGTAGAGGATTATTTCGATCATGTTCTGTTATTAAACCGTACTGTTGTTGCTTATGGTACAACAGGTGATGTATTTACAAAGGATAATGTCTATCAGACTTATGGAGGAACACTCCGTTGGATGATGGAGGCTGTCACATGA
- a CDS encoding metal ABC transporter permease, with protein MNIILSHNAIWVIVSTLILGMASGMIGCLAYWKRQSLMSDALSHAALPGVVIGFALIGVKSLPMMMAGAAISAVIAAFLIQWITSATRIKEDTAMGIILSVFFGLGIMLLTMVNRMPGGNQSGLDSFIFGQAASMVRKDMFTMLFLAILVIFVLFIGFKEWNLFLFDPDFARGIGLSGRLMNGIYLTVLVLVIITGIQVVGVILMSALLIIPAVSARYWTHSFKWMLILSALFGGGAGMIGTIISTLGKGWPTGPFIIVTSSALFIISLVFGAQKGLLIQALQLRAQRKAHVSSQSSLAQGGE; from the coding sequence ATGAATATCATATTATCCCATAATGCAATATGGGTTATTGTCAGCACGTTAATACTAGGTATGGCTTCGGGTATGATAGGTTGTCTCGCCTATTGGAAACGTCAAAGTCTGATGAGTGATGCTTTATCTCATGCTGCTCTGCCTGGTGTTGTTATTGGGTTTGCCTTAATAGGTGTGAAGAGCTTACCAATGATGATGGCGGGTGCGGCGATCAGCGCAGTTATCGCAGCTTTCCTGATTCAGTGGATTACTTCTGCTACACGAATTAAAGAAGATACAGCGATGGGTATTATTCTTTCTGTATTTTTTGGACTAGGGATTATGCTCCTAACGATGGTGAATCGGATGCCAGGGGGGAATCAGAGTGGCTTAGATAGTTTTATATTCGGTCAGGCGGCCTCTATGGTTCGTAAAGATATGTTCACCATGTTATTCCTTGCAATACTTGTGATATTCGTCCTATTTATTGGATTTAAAGAGTGGAATTTATTCTTATTTGATCCAGACTTCGCGAGAGGGATAGGACTCTCAGGGCGGCTTATGAATGGCATTTATTTAACAGTTCTTGTACTCGTTATAATTACTGGAATACAGGTTGTGGGTGTGATTCTGATGTCTGCACTACTCATTATTCCAGCGGTTAGCGCTAGGTATTGGACACATTCTTTCAAATGGATGCTTATCTTGTCAGCCTTATTTGGAGGTGGAGCTGGAATGATTGGAACGATTATTAGTACGTTAGGAAAAGGTTGGCCTACAGGCCCATTTATTATCGTTACTTCTTCAGCTTTATTCATTATCTCTCTTGTGTTTGGGGCTCAGAAGGGGTTATTGATTCAAGCGTTACAACTTCGAGCACAGCGAAAAGCACATGTTTCTTCACAATCTAGTCTTGCGCAAGGAGGTGAGTGA
- a CDS encoding metal ABC transporter permease, with amino-acid sequence MAYTAWIILTASLVGLSCGLIGVFLILRRMAMMADAISHSVLIGIVSAYLITRELSGWHMMVGGMVAGLLTAVLVQWFNSRGVQQEASIGVVFTTLFAIGVIMIATQVGNAHLDVKHALMGEITFVPWDVVQLPWFGSIPEATLILIIVLILVLVAIFTFYKEWKITSFDPMLAASIGIPVVLMHYLFMSLVSITTVAAFDAVGAIMVVAMLITPAAAAYLWTDRLSLMLVLSGTFGVLSAISGYYIAVLLDTSISGSMAFATGIVFMISFLCSPKHGVLAQHYRTT; translated from the coding sequence ATGGCCTATACAGCATGGATTATACTTACTGCTTCACTTGTTGGATTATCTTGTGGATTAATTGGTGTCTTTCTTATTCTTCGTAGAATGGCGATGATGGCTGATGCGATTAGTCACTCTGTCTTGATTGGAATCGTTAGTGCATATTTGATCACCCGTGAACTGAGTGGCTGGCATATGATGGTTGGAGGAATGGTTGCAGGTCTTCTAACTGCGGTGTTAGTTCAATGGTTTAATTCACGAGGAGTACAGCAGGAAGCCTCTATAGGTGTTGTATTTACTACGTTGTTTGCGATAGGTGTTATCATGATTGCTACCCAGGTGGGGAATGCTCATCTCGATGTGAAACATGCGTTAATGGGTGAGATAACATTCGTTCCATGGGATGTAGTTCAGTTGCCTTGGTTCGGATCCATTCCCGAGGCTACACTGATTCTGATCATTGTGTTGATCCTTGTTCTTGTTGCGATCTTTACCTTTTATAAGGAGTGGAAAATCACTTCCTTTGATCCTATGCTAGCAGCAAGTATCGGTATTCCTGTGGTATTGATGCATTATCTGTTTATGTCACTGGTATCCATAACTACTGTCGCAGCCTTTGATGCTGTGGGAGCTATTATGGTTGTAGCGATGCTTATAACTCCAGCAGCTGCAGCCTATCTATGGACAGATCGATTGTCATTGATGTTGGTACTAAGTGGGACATTCGGTGTTCTATCTGCTATTAGTGGATATTACATCGCGGTACTACTGGATACTTCCATCTCGGGTTCGATGGCCTTTGCAACAGGTATCGTGTTTATGATTAGTTTCTTGTGCTCCCCTAAACATGGCGTTCTTGCACAACATTATCGCACTACTTAA